The following coding sequences lie in one Drosophila sulfurigaster albostrigata strain 15112-1811.04 chromosome 2R, ASM2355843v2, whole genome shotgun sequence genomic window:
- the LOC133836379 gene encoding uncharacterized protein LOC133836379 isoform X1 — protein sequence MTLNCLTSLLVVVVLMSTSLPAAPNQVPVPLEDPRDSELIVEVSKILCRGRIKVLFVYFENQLTHDHSGEILREVTKCDISYISLCKNFRPLEAVKDDGILMYMVMIIKDISQPLKLSLINKKSAAKHLSHVILLVRDSTKLSLGWMRASFRQFWTIWLLNIVIIFWRNDRLHVYRYNPFTNDFLLQLPLKRGELPTMGQLFPTAIPNMHRKPLRMCLYMDEVRAVYGPNGQVMGTDGLLSDYIAERLNATRIITRPITYSMHNQTADLCAVEIANEFDDIAMNIRFLAPGTFQKSAEWTVAHSRDDLCVIVPKAKSEPIFWNIFRSFGALVWLSILISMILANVCCYALNQERDRWLPLQLFCCILSQPVWHTPRNISLRVFLVFWLYFAMLICNAFKCNLTSMLVYRKPLPDINDLGSLAASPYKILVRPVHMKHIKQFLNNGHQYEAQIWKLMVVVPDRFLLNNLNRNVRSFAYLEKYHIAKFQVNARQHMHTGRPVFHLMNSCLVPYHAVYTVPYGSPYLGFFNKLLRSAYEFGFERYWDRIMNSAFIKSGTKVHRSRRSNNGDDPVVLKLEHYHAVFFLWAIGALLSFLGFLWELLARN from the exons ATGACTTTAAACTGCCTGACTTCCCTGTTGGTAGTGGTGGTGCTGATGTCGACATCTCTTCCTGCTGCACCAAATCAAGTTCCTGTTCCACTGGAGGACCCTCGAGATTCCGAATTAATTGTTGAGGTTAGCAAAATTTTATGTCGTGGTCGCATCAAAGTGCTCTTCGTCTACTTTGAGAATCAGTTAACACACGATCACTCCGGCGAGATATTACGTGAGGTGACCAAGTGTGATATATCCTACATATCTCTCTG CAAAAACTTTCGTCCGCTAGAGGCTGTGAAGGATGACGGTATATTGATGTACATGGTCATGATCATTAAGGATATTTCGCAGCCTCTGAAGCTATCgctaattaacaaaaaatctGCTGCCAAGCATCTGTCGCACGTCATATTACTTGTCCGGGATTCCACGAAACTTTCGTTGGGTTGGATGCGAGCCAGCTTTCGGCAATTCTGGACCATTTGGTTACTGAATATTGTGATCATATTTTGGCGCAATGATCGTCTGCATGTGTATCGCTATAATCCCTTTACGAACGACTTTCTGTTGCAGCTGCCCTTGAAGCGGGGCGAACTACCCACAATGGGGCAACTGTTTCCCACAGCGATACCAAATATGCATCGGAAACCATTGCGAATGTGTCTCTACATGGATGAGGTACGAGCCGTCTATGGTCCGAATGGCCAAGTTATGGGCACTGATGGTCTGCTCTCCGATTATATTGCGGAACGTTTAAATGCCACTCGAATCATCACGCGACCGATAACATACTCAATGCACAATCAGACAGCTGACTTGTGTGCTGTAGAGATTGCCAATGAGTTCGATGACATCGCCATGAACATTCGATTTCTTGCCCCGGGCACCTTTCAGAAGAGTGCCGAGTGGACAGTTGCCCACAGCCGCGATGATCTGTGCGTGATTGTGCCCAAAGCCAAGTCAGAGCCAATCTTCTGGAACATATTTCGTTCGTTTGGTGCTCTGGTTTGGTTATCGATACTGATCTCTATGATTCTGGCGAATGTCTGCTGTTATGCTCTCAACCAGGAACGCGATAGATGGCTGCCACTGCAGCTCTTCTGCTGCATCTTGTCGCAGCCCGTGTGGCACACGCCGCGCAATATTTCGCTACGTGTCTTTCTCGTCTTTTGGCTGTACTTCGCCATGCTCATCTGCAATGCATTCAAGTGCAATCTGACCAGTATGTTGGTCTATCGCAAGCCGCTGCCGGATATCAATGATCTTGGTTCGCTGGCTGCTTCGCCGTATAAGATACTCGTGCGTCCGGTTCACATGAAGCATATTAAGCAGTTCCTGAATAATGGTCACCAGTATGAGGCTCAGATTTGGAAGCTTATGGTTGTGGTGCCCGATCGGTTTCTTCTCAACAATTTAAATCGCAACGTACGCTCATTTGCCTATCTGGAGAAGTATCACATCGCCAAGTTTCAGGTGAATGCCCGACAACATATGCACACGGGACGTCCCGTGTTTCATCTGATGAACAGTTGCCTGGTGCCATATCATGCTGTCTATACTGTGCCATATGGATCACCCTATTTGGGATTCTTCAACAAACTCTTGCGCAGTGCCTATGAATTTGGATTCGAGCGTTATTGGGATCGCATCATGAATTCAGCATTCATTAAGTCCGGAACGAAAGTACATCGCAGTCGACGGAGCAACAACGGCGATGATCCGGTCGTACTTAAACTGGAACACTATCACGCCGTGTTCTTTCTTTGGGCCATTGGCGCTCTGTTGTCGTTTTTGGGGTTCTTATGGGAGTTGCTAGCTCGAAACTAG
- the LOC133836379 gene encoding uncharacterized protein LOC133836379 isoform X2 has protein sequence MYMVMIIKDISQPLKLSLINKKSAAKHLSHVILLVRDSTKLSLGWMRASFRQFWTIWLLNIVIIFWRNDRLHVYRYNPFTNDFLLQLPLKRGELPTMGQLFPTAIPNMHRKPLRMCLYMDEVRAVYGPNGQVMGTDGLLSDYIAERLNATRIITRPITYSMHNQTADLCAVEIANEFDDIAMNIRFLAPGTFQKSAEWTVAHSRDDLCVIVPKAKSEPIFWNIFRSFGALVWLSILISMILANVCCYALNQERDRWLPLQLFCCILSQPVWHTPRNISLRVFLVFWLYFAMLICNAFKCNLTSMLVYRKPLPDINDLGSLAASPYKILVRPVHMKHIKQFLNNGHQYEAQIWKLMVVVPDRFLLNNLNRNVRSFAYLEKYHIAKFQVNARQHMHTGRPVFHLMNSCLVPYHAVYTVPYGSPYLGFFNKLLRSAYEFGFERYWDRIMNSAFIKSGTKVHRSRRSNNGDDPVVLKLEHYHAVFFLWAIGALLSFLGFLWELLARN, from the coding sequence ATGTACATGGTCATGATCATTAAGGATATTTCGCAGCCTCTGAAGCTATCgctaattaacaaaaaatctGCTGCCAAGCATCTGTCGCACGTCATATTACTTGTCCGGGATTCCACGAAACTTTCGTTGGGTTGGATGCGAGCCAGCTTTCGGCAATTCTGGACCATTTGGTTACTGAATATTGTGATCATATTTTGGCGCAATGATCGTCTGCATGTGTATCGCTATAATCCCTTTACGAACGACTTTCTGTTGCAGCTGCCCTTGAAGCGGGGCGAACTACCCACAATGGGGCAACTGTTTCCCACAGCGATACCAAATATGCATCGGAAACCATTGCGAATGTGTCTCTACATGGATGAGGTACGAGCCGTCTATGGTCCGAATGGCCAAGTTATGGGCACTGATGGTCTGCTCTCCGATTATATTGCGGAACGTTTAAATGCCACTCGAATCATCACGCGACCGATAACATACTCAATGCACAATCAGACAGCTGACTTGTGTGCTGTAGAGATTGCCAATGAGTTCGATGACATCGCCATGAACATTCGATTTCTTGCCCCGGGCACCTTTCAGAAGAGTGCCGAGTGGACAGTTGCCCACAGCCGCGATGATCTGTGCGTGATTGTGCCCAAAGCCAAGTCAGAGCCAATCTTCTGGAACATATTTCGTTCGTTTGGTGCTCTGGTTTGGTTATCGATACTGATCTCTATGATTCTGGCGAATGTCTGCTGTTATGCTCTCAACCAGGAACGCGATAGATGGCTGCCACTGCAGCTCTTCTGCTGCATCTTGTCGCAGCCCGTGTGGCACACGCCGCGCAATATTTCGCTACGTGTCTTTCTCGTCTTTTGGCTGTACTTCGCCATGCTCATCTGCAATGCATTCAAGTGCAATCTGACCAGTATGTTGGTCTATCGCAAGCCGCTGCCGGATATCAATGATCTTGGTTCGCTGGCTGCTTCGCCGTATAAGATACTCGTGCGTCCGGTTCACATGAAGCATATTAAGCAGTTCCTGAATAATGGTCACCAGTATGAGGCTCAGATTTGGAAGCTTATGGTTGTGGTGCCCGATCGGTTTCTTCTCAACAATTTAAATCGCAACGTACGCTCATTTGCCTATCTGGAGAAGTATCACATCGCCAAGTTTCAGGTGAATGCCCGACAACATATGCACACGGGACGTCCCGTGTTTCATCTGATGAACAGTTGCCTGGTGCCATATCATGCTGTCTATACTGTGCCATATGGATCACCCTATTTGGGATTCTTCAACAAACTCTTGCGCAGTGCCTATGAATTTGGATTCGAGCGTTATTGGGATCGCATCATGAATTCAGCATTCATTAAGTCCGGAACGAAAGTACATCGCAGTCGACGGAGCAACAACGGCGATGATCCGGTCGTACTTAAACTGGAACACTATCACGCCGTGTTCTTTCTTTGGGCCATTGGCGCTCTGTTGTCGTTTTTGGGGTTCTTATGGGAGTTGCTAGCTCGAAACTAG
- the LOC133836382 gene encoding T-complex protein 1 subunit eta, with protein MQPQIVLLKEGTDTSQGKPQLVSNINACQSIVDAVRTTLGPRGMDKLIVDAQGKATISNDGATIMKLLEIIHPAAKTLVDIAKSQDAEVGDGTTSVVLLAGEFLKQVKPFVEEGVHPRIVIKAIRKALQLCMDKINEMAVRIEKQSKDEQRALLEKCAATAMSSKLIHQQKDFFSKIVVDAVLSLDELLPLNMIGIKKVSGGSLEESQLVSGVAFKKTFSYAGFEMAPKSYENCKIALLNIELELKAERDNAEIRVDNVKEYQKVVDAEWQILYNKLAKIHESGANVVLSKLPIGDVATQYFADRNMFCAGRVLEEDLKRTMKACGGAVMTTANDIKANVLGLCERFEERQVGGERFNLFQGCPNAKTSTLILRGGADQFLEETERSLHDAIMIVRRTIKHDSVVAGGGAIEMELSKVLRDYSRTIAGKEQLLIASIAKGLEIIPRQLCDNAGFDATNILNKLRQKHAQGGQWYGVDINKEDISDNFEQCVWEPSIIKINALTAAAEAACMILSVDETIKSPKAGEAPMAGGMGGMGMGRGMGRPM; from the exons ATG cagccacaaataGTGCTCCTGAAGGAAGGCACCGACACGTCGCAAGGCAAGCCGCAGTTGGTATCGAATATCAATGCCTGCCAATCGATTGTGGACGCTGTTCGTACCACTTTGGGTCCCCGCGGCATGGATAAGCTGATTGTGGATGCCCAGGGTAAAGCGACAATATCAAATGATGGCGCCACCATCATGAAACTGTTGGAAATCATTCATCCTGCCGCGAAAACACTGGTTGACATCGCTAAATCACAAGACGCCGAG GTGGGAGATGGCACCACGTCTGTTGTGCTGCTGGCCGGCGAGTTTCTCAAGCAGGTCAAACCTTTTGTCGAGGAGGGTGTTCATCCTCGCATTGTGATCAAGGCCATTCGCAAAGCATTGCAGCTCTGTATGGACAAGATCAATGAGATGGCTGTGCGAATTGAGAAACAGTCAAAGGATGAGCAGCGAGCTCTGTTGGAGAAATGTGCTGCGACAGCAATGTCGTCGAAGTTGATCCATCAACAAAAGGATTTCTTCTCCAAAATCGTTGTAGACGCTGTGCTTTCGTTAGATGAGTTGCTGCCACTCAACATGATTGGCATCAAAAAGGTGTCTGGTGGTTCACTTGAAGAATCCCAATTGGTTTCGGGTGTTGCTTTCAAGAAAACTTTCTCATACGCCGGCTTTGAGATGGCCCCCAAATCCTATGAGAACTGCAAAATTGCATTGCTCAACATCGAGCTAGAGCTGAAGGCAGAACGTGACAATGCAGAGATTCGTGTTGATAATGTAAAGGAATATCAAAAGGTAGTGGATGCCGAGTGGCAGATTCTTTACAACAAATTGGCTAAAATTCACGAATCAGGCGCTAATGTGGTGTTGTCCAAGCTGCCCATTGGTGATGTGGCCACACAGTATTTCGCCGATCGAAACATGTTCTGCGCCGGACGCGTCCTCGAGGAGGATCTCAAGCGTACCATGAAAGCATGCGGCGGCGCCGTCATGACCACGGCCAACGACATCAAAGCCAATGTTCTCGGTCTGTGCGAACGCTTCGAGGAACGTCAAGTTGGTGGCGAACGTTTCAATCTATTCCAAG GCTGTCCAAATGCCAAGACCAGCACATTGATCCTGCGCGGCGGAGCTGATCAGTTTCTAGAGGAGACAGAGCGTTCACTGCACGATGCCATCATGATTGTGCGCCGAACCATTAAACATGATTCTGTTGTCGCCGGTGGGGGCGCCATTGAGATGGAGTTGTCGAAAGTGCTTCGCGATTACTCGCGCACCATTGCTGGCAAGGAGCAGCTGCTGATTGCATCAATTGCAAAGGGACTAGAGATTATTCCGCGTCAACTTTGCGACAATGCCGGCTTCGATGCCACCAACATTCTCAACAAACTTCGCCAAAAGCATGCCCAAG GTGGCCAATGGTATGGCGTTGACATTAACAAGGAGGACATTTCCGATAACTTTGAACAATGCGTTTGGGAGCCATCGATTATCAAGATCAATGCACTGACCGCCGCCGCAGAGGCCGCTTGCATGATTCTCTCGGTGGACGAGACAATAAAGAGCCCTAAAGCTGGAGAAGCACCTATGGCTGGTGGAATGGGTGGCATGGGAATGGGTCGCGGCATGGGTAGGCCCATGTAA
- the LOC133836378 gene encoding uncharacterized protein LOC133836378, with protein MSTSGRKRKQQLKPRQDVHRSPMKRQSLDVKTEPLLANSYPLADYDCVDVKPDLTELQLQLSVAPPTAASATTTTSAADTAEDIKTDQDLQQSDSDDDGYSEIHFGTRDVYCQDELDDYDAEWSVQQTTRRLIFKFTTPNQQTGLKNVRKSACPMHYFNQLLGNRVEFFAQLASNCNARNATLAANGEELETFVGLCLLICDVKLPQLSDYWSNNMFHGFVGYALKMKLQRFIELLQSLNFDQLAGNTNTTHVGGDAGKLINFFNARMSELYVCGQPLVLNEPIIHWKGRFNYQNELPDRYRSNALMLHLLSEQSGLIVRIMPEFVEQQLARNSRQLVVQRSQLALQLLQDHLKLGHSVYVCKYYGSYGLAHELSKLGTYCSGLLDRNRYGNSKALVHQQLTSNSISTRYATVTPLMMAKWRRREKCVYFYSSDCLAIYAKEMSMQKINARPKLIQQLDFHLRPTQSTRQQLINYQPACSGLQRQQQLIVYLLNMVMFNAHLLYMANAQPSRGFSSAQDATKLKTYAEFRVAIIKSLLKEDTVGAVPRTTENQPVTPTNITTITAKSKPVKTPPSVRAVPEFKLMEVKHELVPINSSQPMTTTTTQRVRKNCQHCNKGGMLQFTKFMCNLCPNNPGLCQDPCFQLWHEQLKDQP; from the exons atgtcgaCATCGGGACGTAAACGCAAGCAGCAACTGAAACCTCGTCAGGATGTGCACAGGTCGCCAATGAAGCGTCAAAGTCTCGATGTGAAAACAGAGCCGCTACTTGCAAACAGTTATCCATTGGCAGACTACGATTGTGTGGACGTTAAGCCCGACCTGACCGAATTACAGCTGCAACTGTCTGTTGCGCCGCCAACGGCAGCAAgtgcaaccacaacaacgtCAGCAGCTGATACCGCCGAAGACATCAAAACAGACCAGGATCTGCAGCAAAGCGATTCCGATGATGATGGCTACTCAGAGATTCATTTCGGAACGCGCGACGTATATTGCCAAG ATGAATTGGATGACTATGATGCGGAGTGGTCGGTGCAACAAACAACGCGACGCCTTATCTTCAAATTCACTACTCCAAATCAACAAACGGGCCTCAAAAATGTTCGCAAATCCGCCTGCCCGATGCACTATTTCAACCAACTGCTGGGCAATCGCGTCGAGTTTTTCGCTCAGCTCGCAAGCAATTGCAATGCGAGAAACGCGACACTAGCTGCCAACGGCGAAGAGCTCGAAACATTTGTGGGCCTCTGTCTGCTGATATGTGATGTGAAGCTGCCGCAGCTTAGTGACTATTGGAGCAACAATATGTTTCATGGCTTTGTTGGCTACGCCCTGAAGATGAAGCTGCAACGTTTTATCGAACTGCTGCAATCACTGAACTTCGATCAGTTGGCCGGAAATACAAATACCACACATGTTGGAGGCGATGCCGGCAAGCTGATAAATTTTTTCAACGCCCGCATGTCTGAGCTGTATGTCTGTGGCCAGCCATTGGTTCTTAACGAGCCCATCATCCACTGGAAGGGCAGATTCAACTACCAGAACGAACTGCCCGACAGATATCGCAGCAATGCGCTGATGCTGCATTTGCTCAGCGAACAGAGTGGCCTTATTGTGCGCATTATGCCCGAGTTTGTAGAGCAGCAGTTGGCACGAAACTCTCGCCAATTGGTGGTACAGCGCAGCCAGCtggcgctgcagctgctgcaggaTCATCTAAAGCTGGGACACAGTGTTTACGTGTGCAAGTACTATGGCAGCTATGGCTTGGCACACGAGCTATCTAAGCTGGGCACCTACTGCAGCGGACTACTGGACAGGAATCGGTACGGCAACAGTAAAGCATTGGTGCATCAACAGCTGACATCGAACAGCATCTCCACCAGATATGCGACCGTCACGCCATTGATGATGGCTAAGTGGCGGCGTCGCGAGAAATGCGTCTATTTCTACAGCTCCGACTGTTTGGCTATCTATGCCAAAGAGATGTCCATGCAAAAGATTAACGCTCGTCCCAAACTGATTCAGCAGCTAGACTTTCATCTGCGTCCCACGCAATCAACGCGTCAGCAGCTAATCAACTATCAGCCCGCTTGCTCTGGTctgcagcgacagcaacagctgatAGTCTATTTGCTTAACATGGTGATGTTCAATGCCCACCTTCTATACATGGCCAATGCACAACCGTCGCGCGGGTTTTCCAGTGCCCAGGATGCCACTAAACTAAAAACTTATGCAGAGTTTCGAGTGGCGATTATCAAGTCATTATTGAAAGAGGACACCGTAGGAGCTGTTCCACGAACAACCGAAAATCAACCGGTTACTCcaacaaatataacaacaatcaCCGCCAAATCGAAGCCAGTTAAGACACCACCTTCAGTTCGAGCAGTACCCGAGTTCAAGTTAATGGAAGTTAAGCATGAATTGGTGCCCATTAATAGTAGCCAGCcaatgacaacgacgacaacgcaGCGTGTGCGCAAGAATTGTCAACATTGCAACAAGGGCGGCATGCTGCAATTCACGAAGTTCATGTGCAACCTCTGCCCCAACAATCCAGGACTCTGTCAGGATCCATGCTTTCAACTGTGGCACGAACAGCTCAAAGATCAAccttaa